The following are encoded together in the Echeneis naucrates chromosome 9, fEcheNa1.1, whole genome shotgun sequence genome:
- the bmpr1ba gene encoding bone morphogenetic protein receptor type-1B isoform X1: MRVTLCKTSKKRQCEWWTLWSVECTEERSGAADSTMPVQGGRLKCCFSLCLWSRSPLLLLGLFSLHAQAHGNILDSMLLRASSKEAVENGKETSGSTAPASSSQRLLWCHCYHHCPEDSTNNTCRTDGYCFTMVEEEGGVPVQTAGCLGLVGSEFQCRDTGSSRQRRSLECCTDQDYCNKNLHPTLPPLKPPLYVDGKIHHMALLISVSVCSIMLAVIIVFCYFRYKRQESRPRYSIGLEQDETYIPPGESLKDLIEQSQSSGSGSGLPLLVQRTIAKQIQMVKQIGKGRYGEVWMGRWRGERVAVKVFFTTEEASWFRETEIYQTVLMRHENILGFIAADIKGTGSWTQLYLITDYHENGSLYDYLKSTTLDNKAMLRLAYSSVSGLCHLHTEIFGTQGKPAIAHRDLKSKNILVKRNGTCCIADLGLAVKFISDTNEVDIPPNTRVGTKRYMPPEVLDETLNRSHFQSYIMADMYSFGLILWEIARRCVSGGILEEYQVPYHELVPTDPSYEDMREVVCIKRLRPSFPNRWTSDECLRQMGKLMTECWAHNPASRLTALRVKKTLAKMSESQDIKL; encoded by the exons ATGAGGGTGACACTATGCAAGACTagcaa GAAGAGGCAGTGTGAGTGGTGGACCCTGTGGAGTGTGGAGTGCACTGAAGAGAGGAGCGGAGCGGCAGACTCTACCATGCCAGTGCAGGGAGGAAGGCTCAAgtgctgtttctctctgtgtctctggagccggagtcctctgctgctgcttggaCTGTTCTCTCTTCACGCACAAGCTCACG GCAACATCTTGGACAGTATGCTGCTAAGAGCATCCAGTAAGGAGGCAGTAGAGAATGGGAAGGAGACTAGTGGCAGCACAGCTCCTGCTTCGTCCTCTCAAAGATTACTGTGGTGTCACTGCTATCACCACTGCCCAGAAGATTCAACTAATAACACATgcag GACCGATGGCTACTGTTTTACCATGGttgaggaggaagggggagtaCCGGTCCAAACGGCAGGTTGCCTGGGGCTGGTTGGGTCAGAGTTTCAATGTAGG GACACAGGAAGCTCACGTCAGAGGAGATCACTGGAGTGCTGTACAGACCAAGATTACTGTAACAAAAACCTGCATCCTACACTGCCCCCTCTCAAACCACCTC TCTATGTAGATGGAAAGATCCACCACATGGCCTTGTTGATctcagtgtctgtctgcagcattATGCTGGCTGTCATCATTGTCTTCTGTTACTTCAG GTATAAGCGTCAGGAGTCTCGCCCCCGATACAGCATCGGTCTGGAGCAGGACGAGACCTACATTCCCCCCGGAGAATCTCTGAAGGACCTAATAGAGCAGTCTCAGAgctcaggctcaggctcaggaCTCCCTCTATTG GTCCAGAGAACAATAGCAAAGCAGATTCAGATGGTGAAGCAGATTGGCAAGGGGAGATATGGAGAGGTGTGGATGGGCAGGTGGAGAGGAGAACGTGTGGCCGTGAAAGTTTTTTTCACCACTGAGGAGGCCAGTTGgttcagagagacagaaatctATCAGACCGTCTTAATGAGACATGAGAACATACTGG GTTTTATAGCTGCAGATATTAAAGGAACTGGCTCTTGGACTCAGCTCTACCTGATCACAGACTACCATGAAAACGGCTCCTTGTATGACTACCTCAAATCAACCACTCTAGACAATAAAGCCATGCTGCGACTGGCTTACTCCTCTGTATCAGGACTCTGTCACCTCCACACAGAGATCTTTGGCACCCAGGGCAAGCCTGCCATTGCCCACAGGGATCTGAAGAGTAAGAACATACTGGTAAAAAGAAATGGGACCTGCTGCATAGCTGACCTTGGACTGGCAGTCAAGTTTATCAG TGACACCAACGAAGTAGACATCCCCCCCAATACAAGAGTTGGTACAAAGCGCTACATGCCTCCAGAGGTTCTGGATGAGACTCTGAATAGAAGTCATTTTCAGTCGTACATCATGGCGGACATGTACAGCTTTGGGCTCATTCTTTGGGAGATTGCTCGGCGTTGTGTCTCAGGAG GGATCCTTGAGGAGTACCAGGTGCCGTACCATGAGTTAGTCCCCACAGACCCTTCATATGAAGATATGAGAGAGGTGGTCTGCATCAAGAGACTACGGCCTTCTTTTCCCAATCGATGGACTAGTGATGAG TGTTTGAGACAGATGGGGAAGCTGATGACAGAGTGCTGGGCCCACAACCCAGCTTCCCGCCTCACAGCCCTCCGAGTCAAAAAGACGCTTGCCAAGATGTCAGAGTCACAGGACATCAAGCTGTGA
- the bmpr1ba gene encoding bone morphogenetic protein receptor type-1B isoform X2 encodes MPVQGGRLKCCFSLCLWSRSPLLLLGLFSLHAQAHGNILDSMLLRASSKEAVENGKETSGSTAPASSSQRLLWCHCYHHCPEDSTNNTCRTDGYCFTMVEEEGGVPVQTAGCLGLVGSEFQCRDTGSSRQRRSLECCTDQDYCNKNLHPTLPPLKPPLYVDGKIHHMALLISVSVCSIMLAVIIVFCYFRYKRQESRPRYSIGLEQDETYIPPGESLKDLIEQSQSSGSGSGLPLLVQRTIAKQIQMVKQIGKGRYGEVWMGRWRGERVAVKVFFTTEEASWFRETEIYQTVLMRHENILGFIAADIKGTGSWTQLYLITDYHENGSLYDYLKSTTLDNKAMLRLAYSSVSGLCHLHTEIFGTQGKPAIAHRDLKSKNILVKRNGTCCIADLGLAVKFISDTNEVDIPPNTRVGTKRYMPPEVLDETLNRSHFQSYIMADMYSFGLILWEIARRCVSGGILEEYQVPYHELVPTDPSYEDMREVVCIKRLRPSFPNRWTSDECLRQMGKLMTECWAHNPASRLTALRVKKTLAKMSESQDIKL; translated from the exons ATGCCAGTGCAGGGAGGAAGGCTCAAgtgctgtttctctctgtgtctctggagccggagtcctctgctgctgcttggaCTGTTCTCTCTTCACGCACAAGCTCACG GCAACATCTTGGACAGTATGCTGCTAAGAGCATCCAGTAAGGAGGCAGTAGAGAATGGGAAGGAGACTAGTGGCAGCACAGCTCCTGCTTCGTCCTCTCAAAGATTACTGTGGTGTCACTGCTATCACCACTGCCCAGAAGATTCAACTAATAACACATgcag GACCGATGGCTACTGTTTTACCATGGttgaggaggaagggggagtaCCGGTCCAAACGGCAGGTTGCCTGGGGCTGGTTGGGTCAGAGTTTCAATGTAGG GACACAGGAAGCTCACGTCAGAGGAGATCACTGGAGTGCTGTACAGACCAAGATTACTGTAACAAAAACCTGCATCCTACACTGCCCCCTCTCAAACCACCTC TCTATGTAGATGGAAAGATCCACCACATGGCCTTGTTGATctcagtgtctgtctgcagcattATGCTGGCTGTCATCATTGTCTTCTGTTACTTCAG GTATAAGCGTCAGGAGTCTCGCCCCCGATACAGCATCGGTCTGGAGCAGGACGAGACCTACATTCCCCCCGGAGAATCTCTGAAGGACCTAATAGAGCAGTCTCAGAgctcaggctcaggctcaggaCTCCCTCTATTG GTCCAGAGAACAATAGCAAAGCAGATTCAGATGGTGAAGCAGATTGGCAAGGGGAGATATGGAGAGGTGTGGATGGGCAGGTGGAGAGGAGAACGTGTGGCCGTGAAAGTTTTTTTCACCACTGAGGAGGCCAGTTGgttcagagagacagaaatctATCAGACCGTCTTAATGAGACATGAGAACATACTGG GTTTTATAGCTGCAGATATTAAAGGAACTGGCTCTTGGACTCAGCTCTACCTGATCACAGACTACCATGAAAACGGCTCCTTGTATGACTACCTCAAATCAACCACTCTAGACAATAAAGCCATGCTGCGACTGGCTTACTCCTCTGTATCAGGACTCTGTCACCTCCACACAGAGATCTTTGGCACCCAGGGCAAGCCTGCCATTGCCCACAGGGATCTGAAGAGTAAGAACATACTGGTAAAAAGAAATGGGACCTGCTGCATAGCTGACCTTGGACTGGCAGTCAAGTTTATCAG TGACACCAACGAAGTAGACATCCCCCCCAATACAAGAGTTGGTACAAAGCGCTACATGCCTCCAGAGGTTCTGGATGAGACTCTGAATAGAAGTCATTTTCAGTCGTACATCATGGCGGACATGTACAGCTTTGGGCTCATTCTTTGGGAGATTGCTCGGCGTTGTGTCTCAGGAG GGATCCTTGAGGAGTACCAGGTGCCGTACCATGAGTTAGTCCCCACAGACCCTTCATATGAAGATATGAGAGAGGTGGTCTGCATCAAGAGACTACGGCCTTCTTTTCCCAATCGATGGACTAGTGATGAG TGTTTGAGACAGATGGGGAAGCTGATGACAGAGTGCTGGGCCCACAACCCAGCTTCCCGCCTCACAGCCCTCCGAGTCAAAAAGACGCTTGCCAAGATGTCAGAGTCACAGGACATCAAGCTGTGA